AGTTAGAAGCAAACGCAGCTTTAGCCAAAACTACTTATGAGCGTCAAAAACGTTTATGGGAGCAAAAAATTGGTTCAGAAATTCAATTTTTACAAGCAAAAACAAATTTTGAAGCACAAACTAATGCAGTAACTAATTTACGTAAGAATATTGCAAAGTATACCATAAGAGCACCTTTTGCTGGAATTGTAGATGATGTAATTAAAGAACAAGGGACTGTTGTAGCTCCTGGTCCTGGAGCAGAAGTTTTTAGAATTGTAAACTTAGGAAACATGTATATAGAAACAGATGTTCCAGAAACCTATATCAGTTCAGTAAAAAAAGGAAAAGCTGTAGAAGTTGAGTTTCCAATTTTAGGGAAAAAGTTAGACTCAGAAGTTCGTCAAGCAGGGAATTTTATCAATCCAGCAAACAGAACTTTTAAAGTTGAAATTGGTGTGTCAAATAAAGATAGAAGTATCAAGCCAAACTTAACAGCAAAACTTAAAATTAACGATTATACCAATCCAAACGCAATCTTAATTCCTCAGAGTATTATTTCAGAAAACTCAAAAGGAGAGCAGTACGTTTACGTAGTAAATACTAAAGACGGAAAATCTACAGCGCAACAAGTTATCATCAAAACAGGTAAAACTCAAGGAGATGTTATTGAGGTAATTGATGGAATTAAAAGCGG
This genomic stretch from Tenacibaculum jejuense harbors:
- a CDS encoding efflux RND transporter periplasmic adaptor subunit; translation: MRKIFIFTIATVLLASCGKKGQSVDAVIASGDLGQIRAKKDELSTKSQEILSQIKLLDTEISKLDKNKKIPLITTINANSSEFIHYLELQGNVQTKKNVLVYPEVPGQLVSVFVKEGQKVAKGQSLARIDDAGMSNQLAQLEANAALAKTTYERQKRLWEQKIGSEIQFLQAKTNFEAQTNAVTNLRKNIAKYTIRAPFAGIVDDVIKEQGTVVAPGPGAEVFRIVNLGNMYIETDVPETYISSVKKGKAVEVEFPILGKKLDSEVRQAGNFINPANRTFKVEIGVSNKDRSIKPNLTAKLKINDYTNPNAILIPQSIISENSKGEQYVYVVNTKDGKSTAQQVIIKTGKTQGDVIEVIDGIKSGMKIINDGARSVKDSQEVKILQLAKK